The genomic DNA CATTAAAAGCTGAGTAAAACTTTTCCGCGCAATTTTTGAAATGGAATGAGTCCGTAATTTCGAGAATCCGTGGAGAACTCACGGTTATCCCCTAAGACCAAAAAGTATCCGGGCGGGATCCTGCCAGAATCGCCGATACCGATGTTACCGGAAACACTCACAACGGGAACGATCGAAAGAGAAGGGGCTTGGGTTTTAAAACCGGACTTCACAAATGGCTCTTCCAATGAAGAATCGTTGATATGAATTCGCCCTTCGGAGAATCGAAAAAAATCTCCCGGGAGTCCGACAACTCTCTTTAAACTTAATTCGGTCCCGACACCGTCTAAAACAAGAACGTCGAATCGATCGATATCGGATTCGATCAAAGACCATGTCCAAGGGCCGACTCTTGCAGGAAATCCCCATTTTTTTACGAGAATTAAATCCCCGTCTTTGAAACTAGGCATCATGGAATTTCCGCTGATGAAGTAAAATTGAATAATGAAAATTCTCAGGTAAAGAACCGAGACGATAGCAAGAAACACCGGCAATGCTTTTTTAATCCAGAGGAGCATTGGAAATTTAGTCGATATGCCCGCTTTAGTTAAAAATAACATGCATTGCCCTTACACTCGAAAGACGGGCTTCTATCCATTAGACGGATCTCTGATTTTCCTACAACGTGAAAATGATCGTGATTTTAACGCGGATATCCCGCTATTTTCCGTTTTAACGGATATCTTCCGTAAATGCGAATCGAAATAAAAGATACAAAATCGAATTTGATGGTCGATTTGCTCATTTCTTTTAACAGTTTAACGATATTTACCGAAGAAATCTTCTTGCTTCGGCTTATTTTTAGAGCCAAACTTACTTATGCCCGAAAATAGCGCAGTACAAGGATATATCGCTCGTTATCAAGCTGAGAGGGGAAAGGTAAAAGCTTTTCTTTCCAAATTCCCTTTCTACGGTGATATCCTTAAAAACCACCAATACTATGATGCCGATCGATTGGCAAGAAACGAGCTTTCTAAGCGAATCGATTCTCTCAAAGAACCGCTTAGAAGGATCGAAGAAGGTTTCGTAAGAGATAGAAGAATGGAACTAATCGGCTCGACCGAGATCTTACTTTCATTGATAGAAAGATTAAAGAATGAGATATCGGGTGCCAGCTACGGACTCAACGGGTTAGGTAGCGGTTTTAAAGCAAGCGAAGCCGAGTTAGAAGCCCTTGCTGAATGGGATTATTCGCTTCTACAACATACGGAAGAATTAATTGCGAAAGCTAGTTCAAACGGTCTGAAAGCGACAGACTCCGCCGAAACAATCAGAGATTGGGTGAGTCAGTTTCGATCGGAACTCGACCAATTTGACGAAGCTCTTAAAAAAAGACGAGATGTATTTCTCAAGAAATAATTTCGTCTGTTTTTTAGTTTCCCCGAAATCTAATCCGAGATAATATCTTTCCAAGGAGTAAATATGGCATTAATAGACGTAATCAAGTACGAAGGAAATCCGGGCGAACTTGTCTGGAAATTTCCCAGAAATGATATTAGCACGTTCGGTCAGTTGGTCGTAAACGAAAGCCAAGAGGTCATCTTCTTTAAAGAAGGCAAAGCTTTAGACGTATTCGGACCGGGCACTCATACTCTTAAAACCGGGAACGTTCCGATTTTGGAAAAATTAGTGAATCTTCCTTTTGGAGGACAAACTCCTTTTACCGCGGAAGTCGTTTATGTAAATAAGGCTTTAGTTCAGTTAAAATGGGGTACGCCTGCTCCGATCCAAGTGGAAGATCCGAAGTACATGATCACTTTGGGCGTCAGAGCATTCGGAACTTATAATATTAAAGTAATCGATTCCAAATCTTTCGCTACGACGGTGGTTGGAGCGAAAGGCGCTTACAGCACCGACGAAGTCGATAATCTTCTGAAACCGATGGTAATTACTCGACTCAGCGATTTTCTGGCCGAAGTAGTTCTCAAGAGCGGAGAACCGATTACTCGATTAAGCCAGCATTTGGACGAAGCTTCTTCTGCCGGAAAAACCAAGGTTCAACCCGACTTTGCAAAATATGGAATCGAAGTCGTAGATTTTCTGGTTCAGTCGATTAACTTCGATCAAAACGATCCTAATTTCCAGAAAATCCAGAAGGTCCTCACCGATAAATTCGAAATCGAAACACTCGGCGGAATGTATCAGCAAAAGAGAATGCTTGATATCGGAGAAACTGCAGCGGGCAACCCCGGAGGTAATGCCGGCGAAGGTATGTCGGCCGGAATGGGGCTCGGTATGGGAATGAACATGGCAAACATGATGGCGAATATGATGGGTCAAAACCAGAATAATAATGCGGCCGCGAACGGACAAAACGATGCGACGGCAAGGCTTGCCAAACTGAAAACGATGCTCGATCAGGGGTTAATCACTCAGGAAGAATTTGATTCCAAAAAAAAGGACATCCTGAACTCTATCTAAAGTATGAGCTCTACCCTTACCAGGTATAAGGCGGAATTTCGCTGCATTAACGATGCCTGCGGAACCACCTATGATTTGAATGATATCGTCTATGAATGCCGCAAATGCGGCAGTCTTTTACAGGTTTCGCATGATATAGAAGCCTTAAAAGAAAAGTCGGGAAAGGAGTGGAAGGATTTATTCGACTTTCGATTTCGCTCGGTAAAGTTCCCCAATAGTTCCGGGATTTGGAATAAGCGGGAATGGGTCCTTCCGCATGTGGAGGATAAGGATATTGTCAGCTCCGGCGAAGGTCTATCTCATCTATTCTCGTCGGAAAGGCTGACCAAGGACCTGGGTCTGGGAGGGCTCTGGATCAAACAGTGTGGGATTTCCCACACCGGCTCATTCAAAGATCTAGGAATGACCGCTCTCTTGAGTCAGGTTAAGCATATGCTGAGTAACGGAGTAAATATTCGCGCCGTCGCTTGTGCAAGCTCGGGAGATACTTCTGCCGCCCTCGCCTCCTATGCTGCTAAGGCCGGTATTCCCGCAATTATCTTCTTACCTGCGGGCAAAGTATCGCAAGCGCAACTGATCCAACCCGTTTCTAACGGAGCAAAAGTGATCGCGTTGGAAACGGACTTTGACGGTTGCATGAAAATCGTGAAAGAAGTAACTAAACAAGCGGGAATTTATCTCGCGAATTCTATGAACAGTTTACGAATTGAAGGGCAGAAAACGATCGCTCCGGAAATTGTTCAGCAATTGGAATGGGAAGTTCCGGATTGGGTCATCATCCCTGGTGGAAATCTAGGAAACGTTTCCGCTCTCGGCGCCGGCTTTGAGATGGCAAAGAACCTAGACTTGATAAACAAATTGCCTCGAATCGTCTTAGCTCAGGCCGAACATGCAAATCCTCTCTATCTCTCGTATTTAACTAACTTTCAGGAATTTAATCCTGTGGAAGCAAAGCCGACATTGGCTTCTGCAATCCAAATCGGTAATCCGGTTTCCGTTCAAAAGGCGATTAAAACCTTAAAAACGTTTAATGGCATAGTAGAGCAAGCTAGTGAGGCTGAACTTTCAGACGCCGCAGCTCGAACGGATTTATACGGTCTCTACAATGATCCGCATACCGGAGTTGCAATCGCAGCTCTATACAAATTACTTTCGAAAGGTGTCGTCCGAAAAGGGGAGAAAGTAGTGGTAATCTCTACGGCTCACGGCTTAAAATTTACCGAATTTAAGCTCAAATTCCACGAAGGTAAAATTTCGGGTACAACCCCAGGTTTAGCGAACCAAATTCGGGTTTGTAAGCCGGAAGTCGGAAAGGTGATGGATGAGATCGGTAAATTCCTACAATCAAAGGGCTGAAATTTCTCAAAGTTCCCCCTTTTTTAGTGCCATTTTTTCCTCGGAGACTATTGTTTTTTTCTCGAAAGCTTGGCCCGATAAATATAATCGATAATCCGAATGAATGAAGGAATTGAGGAGTTTTCCCAGGAATTCCTGTTCGAAATTGAAACGGCCGTAAAGAAAGAAGAGCCCGTCTCAATAATCACCTATGTCTTGAGCAATAATGGCGAAGCTAAGCTCAAACACCTAATTTACAGCGTTTTAGCCAAGTATGGAAGAGAAGATCTGATCGAACTTCTTTTTACCTCGGCAAAGGAATTGATCGTCAATGCCACTAAAGCGGCGATTAAGCGGGTCTTATTTCGCGAATTAGGCTTAAATATCGACGATCCGGATCTTTACGACCAAGGAATGACTTCCTTTAAAGAAAACCTAGTCAGTCGTAAGTTTCCGTATTATCGACGTAAAATGAAGGAAAACGGTCTCTTCGTTAAAGTGACATTAAGTTTTAACCGAAATCGAATTATTCTTCTCGTTCAGAACAATTTCACTTTGGCGTTAAGAGAAGAAAAAAGGATCCGAGAGAAGTTCGTGCACTCTAAAGAATTTGACAATCTCTTCGAGTACTATATGAAGTACGGAGATACGACCGAGGGTGCCGGAATGGGTATCACCATGGTTGAGATTCTAGTAGCCCAAAGCGGCTATGACAGGCATTTGTTTACCATTTACAGCCGCAAGTCGGAGAACCGCACAGTTGCTCGAGTTGAGATTCCCTTGAACGAGAATTACGTGCCAAGAAGACATCGATATCAAAAATGGTTACAAGAGAAGACTCGAAGTTTCTCAGGATAGGGAAAAGTCTTAGTATCGATTGGACTTAGGAAGTATGGAACAAAACTCGCAAACCAGTAAACTCCAAGAACAGGCAAATTTAATGAACCTGGCTTTCGAATCCGTCCTTACCGAGGAGCAGGCAATCGAACTGATCCAAGGAAAATTAAAGGATGCATACCTTATAAAACTTCGGATCGACGTTGAAAATAGGGCGGGCATCGTTGTCGGACTCATCTCCAGATTTAAACATGAGTTCATAGAATTATATTCTTTATTCTCAAATTCCTCTTTAATTCGTAAAATCAGAACGTTCGAAGATTTCGGACAGATAACTCATGATATGGCGGAAGCAGCTAGGGAAGAAGCTGCGGATCCGGGCTTGTCCGAACAAATCGGTCGAATTCTACATACGAAATTAAACAAACAAATTTTAGAAAATTATTATCCACTCTGGGAACGAAACGATACTACGGCGCTCGTTAATCTTTTAGAAAATCAAGTCAAGTTGGGCATGAAGATCAACATGGTGCGGGTACAAGCAGACGTAGAGTTCGTATCGAGCATCAGAAATCGTGGAAAAAATATTTTTGCCGGAGTTCTTTCTCCGATCCTCAAACCCCCCGAAGAAGGAGAAGCTGCCGCTCTATCGGCGGGAACTTTAGATCCTGAAAAAGCTGCCGTTCAACGTCAAATCGAAGCGATTCGGAAAGGATTCGGTCGAGTGGTAGCCGCAAAGACTATTCTTTCCCCGGTAAACGGGATCGATTTCGACGATCTGATAGAAGGCGATAAGATATTATTCCAACTTCCGAATAACTCGCCTGAAGAGAAAGCTTTGGCGAAAACTCTGGGCGCAATAGATCAAAACGGAAATACAAAACCCGTGGTCGGTTCCTTCATATCGATTGCTTCGGGCAAGAATGAATATCATATTTTTGCAAAGGGTCCGGCTGGCGTGCTATTGCAGGCGTTTGAAGAAAGTCCCGTTCGCTTAGCGCGCCCGAAAAGCGCCACAACCCCGAGACCTCCGGGGATGAGCGGAGGTAAGTCAGCGTCCGATTCCGGAAACACGCTCAACTACTTTATTATAGTCGGCGTAGTGCTTCTTGCAGGGCTTTTAGCTTTTATTCTTTTAAGATAGCTTTCACTTATCGAGTTTTCCGTCTTAGCGAAATTACCGATTGATACCTTCGTTCGGATTTTTTCGAAGCTTTAACCCAACCGAGACATCCTCTCTTTGAAAAATTCGAAAAGAATTTTAGTTAATTACGTTTTTCTTCTACACTTAACGATAGGTTTCGATTTATCTTGACAGTTCCCTCAATGAGTCTTATAAAAAATTAAATAAATTATTGAGGTTTTTATGGCAGCTAAATTTGAAGTGTACACCGACAAGGGAGGCAAGTTTCGCTTTCGCTTAAAGGCAGGAAACGGAGAAATTATCGCAGCTAGCGAAGCTTACGAATCTAAGCAGGCTTGCCTACACGGAATCGAATCCGTAAAAACCAATGCGGCATCCGCTCAAGTTGTGGAAGTGGAATAATTTTCGTTTTCGAAACCTCGATTAAGGCCGATCTAAAATGGAACCCATCTGAACGAATTTATTTCGTTAAATCTCTTAAAAGATATATCCGAATCGGCTTTGATTTTCCTTTTACGGAAACTACTCCCTTCTTGAAATTGTTTTTTAGGAATCGGAAGATCGCGTGCGACCAGAACTATCGTCGACACAGTCAGTTAGGAAAGCAATTTTCGGTCTTCGCCATTAACCGACGACTAAATTTACTAATTTACCCTGGACGTATATTTCCTTGCGAATTTGTTTTCCGTCTAAGAAAGGACGTATTTTTTCCAGAGACTTCGCGAGTTTCAAGGCTTCTTCCTGG from Leptospira fainei serovar Hurstbridge str. BUT 6 includes the following:
- a CDS encoding SPFH domain-containing protein, with product MALIDVIKYEGNPGELVWKFPRNDISTFGQLVVNESQEVIFFKEGKALDVFGPGTHTLKTGNVPILEKLVNLPFGGQTPFTAEVVYVNKALVQLKWGTPAPIQVEDPKYMITLGVRAFGTYNIKVIDSKSFATTVVGAKGAYSTDEVDNLLKPMVITRLSDFLAEVVLKSGEPITRLSQHLDEASSAGKTKVQPDFAKYGIEVVDFLVQSINFDQNDPNFQKIQKVLTDKFEIETLGGMYQQKRMLDIGETAAGNPGGNAGEGMSAGMGLGMGMNMANMMANMMGQNQNNNAAANGQNDATARLAKLKTMLDQGLITQEEFDSKKKDILNSI
- the thrC gene encoding threonine synthase, yielding MSSTLTRYKAEFRCINDACGTTYDLNDIVYECRKCGSLLQVSHDIEALKEKSGKEWKDLFDFRFRSVKFPNSSGIWNKREWVLPHVEDKDIVSSGEGLSHLFSSERLTKDLGLGGLWIKQCGISHTGSFKDLGMTALLSQVKHMLSNGVNIRAVACASSGDTSAALASYAAKAGIPAIIFLPAGKVSQAQLIQPVSNGAKVIALETDFDGCMKIVKEVTKQAGIYLANSMNSLRIEGQKTIAPEIVQQLEWEVPDWVIIPGGNLGNVSALGAGFEMAKNLDLINKLPRIVLAQAEHANPLYLSYLTNFQEFNPVEAKPTLASAIQIGNPVSVQKAIKTLKTFNGIVEQASEAELSDAAARTDLYGLYNDPHTGVAIAALYKLLSKGVVRKGEKVVVISTAHGLKFTEFKLKFHEGKISGTTPGLANQIRVCKPEVGKVMDEIGKFLQSKG
- the lepB gene encoding signal peptidase I, which produces MLFLTKAGISTKFPMLLWIKKALPVFLAIVSVLYLRIFIIQFYFISGNSMMPSFKDGDLILVKKWGFPARVGPWTWSLIESDIDRFDVLVLDGVGTELSLKRVVGLPGDFFRFSEGRIHINDSSLEEPFVKSGFKTQAPSLSIVPVVSVSGNIGIGDSGRIPPGYFLVLGDNREFSTDSRNYGLIPFQKLRGKVLLSF
- a CDS encoding LIMLP_15305 family protein, which encodes MPENSAVQGYIARYQAERGKVKAFLSKFPFYGDILKNHQYYDADRLARNELSKRIDSLKEPLRRIEEGFVRDRRMELIGSTEILLSLIERLKNEISGASYGLNGLGSGFKASEAELEALAEWDYSLLQHTEELIAKASSNGLKATDSAETIRDWVSQFRSELDQFDEALKKRRDVFLKK
- a CDS encoding YegP family protein, which encodes MAAKFEVYTDKGGKFRFRLKAGNGEIIAASEAYESKQACLHGIESVKTNAASAQVVEVE
- a CDS encoding LIC10486 family protein, producing the protein MEQNSQTSKLQEQANLMNLAFESVLTEEQAIELIQGKLKDAYLIKLRIDVENRAGIVVGLISRFKHEFIELYSLFSNSSLIRKIRTFEDFGQITHDMAEAAREEAADPGLSEQIGRILHTKLNKQILENYYPLWERNDTTALVNLLENQVKLGMKINMVRVQADVEFVSSIRNRGKNIFAGVLSPILKPPEEGEAAALSAGTLDPEKAAVQRQIEAIRKGFGRVVAAKTILSPVNGIDFDDLIEGDKILFQLPNNSPEEKALAKTLGAIDQNGNTKPVVGSFISIASGKNEYHIFAKGPAGVLLQAFEESPVRLARPKSATTPRPPGMSGGKSASDSGNTLNYFIIVGVVLLAGLLAFILLR